The genomic stretch CTCTTCATCTTTTTCTGTCGCTGTTATACTTGTGTTGGCTTGCTGACTGCCCTTCAGTTCATGACACAGGAATGCTATATCGATGGCTGACAGCGGCTCAGCTCTTGTTCTATTCCTCTCTTACTTCAGTAAAGCTGTCGCTCTTGGCACTGTACAGGCTGTTGTTGAAACAAGCTTGTCGTAAATATGTCATTATGTGGTGGGTGATTTTGGCGTTTTGCCTACTGGTACATATATCCTCACAGCATTCTGTTTATGTTACAGTCCACTGACGTATGCGCAGTCTTACATCGGCAGTTCAATGACCACGATATTTGTGTGTGATAGCAACAAAGCAAAGTATGGCCAAGGTGTGTGCGCAAAACCACACGAGCAAAAACGCGCGCAATTCAGTCTATGGTTTGCGTATGCAGTAGATGTGGCTACTGATCTTGCAGGTACGTATGCGGAAATATCAGAGTTACAGTGATACTAACGAATATAGTAATGTTCCTCCCGTTTCGCATGACTTGGAATCTCAGGTTGCCAAGATCCCAGAAGTTTGGCATCTTCGTGCTCTTTGGCAGTGGTTGGATATGCATTGTATGTCATCAAGCAATTCTCTTTTCGGGCCTCACACTGACGATGTACTCTACATATAGCTGTTCGCAACACTACGCGTTGTTCAGGTCAGTGTCAAAGATGGGGTGCCAATGATACCAGACCCAAAGTGGCTGGAAATGTGGACTGTTATTGAAACCTCCATGGGTATGGCTTCCATTCCCAAAAAAACTGCCAACATATAGCTAACAGTAACTACAGCTGTAATGATCGGATGCGCTCCAGCTTTCAATGCTCTTCGCTCCCGTCGTAACAACAACAGGGTTAGAAAACCAGTCATTTCGCTTGAGATGCAGTCATCAGAAGGCCGCAGCACAGAACAACTCAAGCACAAGGAAGAACTGGTCTTCATAACGACACACGAAAACGTGGAAATAGCGGATTTAACAACTAGGCCCGAGCTTGTGTAGCGCTTTCAAAGTCTCCAGCACATACTGACCAGCAGTCTGCGAGTGGTGGATCGACGGCTGAGCTGACTGGGCCGCATATTTTGAAATAAGAGTTGGAGGACGCAACAATTTTCCGATCTAAGTAACCTCAGCTCAATAGGTTTTGTTGTGAAGGTGAAGACGAAGAGCAAAGCAATAGCCGGCGTGACGTCAGCCAATCACAACAGTCATAAGCCCACACCACAGTGGTGTCTCACTCAGCGCCTATTGTCCGAAGCCTCTTGGAAGCATTTTTGTGGAGTGCCTTTCATCTCTCATATTCTCAATCGCTTCATCACAACACCTCAAGATATTGTTCGTGTTGGGACACTATAGGGTGTAAGTGAATCAGAGCCGCATTCACCTCTTACTGTCGCGAAAACCTCTTCAGCTCTAGACGAGACACCTCAAAACTTCCCACTCTTTACTCTCTCCTTCTCTCTTCCCTTATCTTTTCAGACTCTCCAGTTTACCATCTTTTTCGCGGCCCAGACGCGAGAACACGCGTAGCCTGGACTACGAGCATATCAAAACAAGCGCACCACAACAACAGCAACGCGGCGAGACCAGCAACCTCAAAAAATCGCTTAGCTTCGCACACACCTTTTTCTCATCAGCCCTCCTATTCATTTCCCCCCCATACGTCTTTGCAGACTTCGTTCCTGTCCACTCTCTTCACTCCAAGCTTCGTCCTGCAATCACCGCAATCGCAAACACCATGCAAACAAGGCGCAAGCAGCCCTTCAGGGCGGTCCCGTTTGAAGCCTGGCCCTCTGGCGTACCTCTCAGGAGGATCGTCACAAACCCGCGACCATCATCCAAGGCCACTGCCAGCGCTGCACCCAAGGCAAAGCGTTCCGCAGATGAGTACGCCGAAGATGCGTCCCCTGCCATATCTTTCCCTCGCCCtgcgaagaagatgaagacaTCGGTGAAGCCAGCACCGAAAGCTACTTCAGCACGAGCTACTCCAGCACCGAGGGCAACTCCCGCACGCAAGTCCAAGCAATCCACAGCAGCTCCCAGCACTGCACCCATCGCCGCACCCCCCAAGAAGTCATCGGCTATCAAAACTCACACTGCACCCGTTGCCCTACCCCCCAAGAAGTCATCGGCCATCAAAGCCCACAGCAAGCGCGCAACCAAACTCTCCATCCCCACCACCACTCTCGTCCCCCCACGTCCCCCGCCAGCGCGCCATCCTCGGTCAAAAAGACGAGTCCCTCCTTCGCATCACGGGCAAAAGCGCCATCACACACAAGACCAATGACTTGCGTTTCCGCCTCATCCCCCATGCCTCCATCGACTGGAACAACGCCTACCACATCGGAAAAATCAACTCCTGGCGCAACCAGATCTACCAGCGCGCGGGCATCAAGACACGTCTGATTGTCTCCTGGCACGAGCTGGAGGAGCTGTGGATGGAGCTGTACTACCAGCTCTCCATTGTCGAGGCACGTCAGCGTAACGGTAACATCATCCTTCCGTCGCCTAAGCAGCTGAGGGATTCGTTCAACGAGCTGTTCGTCGGCAGGGTGCTGAAGGATAGGCGTGGCAGGAGTTTGGCGCCTAGGGACGAGAGGCATGCCACGGCTTTCGGATCGAAGTTCAACCGTATGTTTCATACGTTGAAGGCGAGGCTGAATGCTTGTGTTCGTGGCAAGGGCAAGGAGTTCATGCCCGAGATTCGTTTTGCGATGTTGCTGGCCTACAAGGCCAAGAAAGTGGAGATGGGCGTTGAGGCTGACGACGCTGTTGATGGGGAAGAGTGGGAGGCCTTTTTGGAACAGCTATATGAGATTGCCGACGAAGAGGAGCAGCATCTCACCGAGGAACAGGCAGAAGAGATGAAGGAAGATGGAGACTTGGAAGATGAGCAGGATCTCATGcaagaggaagaagacgacCTTGACTACGGTGACAGTGGAGCTGAAGAAGAAAAGCAGGATCTCATGCAAGAGGAAGACGAATCCGACAGTGAAACTGTAGCTGGATATGAAGATCGCCATCCCACACAACAACAGCAAGAAGCCTTCGGCCTGACAGCCCTTGAGGCCGACGCTATCGACGCCCTACTCAGTCTCAGCTCAGCATCAAACAGTTCGTCCCCCACACCCATACATCACACTCAACCAAAACTGACATTGCATTTAGATCATACCACCGCATATGGCTTTGCCACCCCTGAACTGACTCGTTCCGCACGTACCTCGCTCTCCACGGCGGAGAGTGTCCCCACGCCTCCTTCTCAGGGTGCCACGTACATCGCTGGTGGCTATGACGTCGACAACCGTGACAAGGATGCAGCTGGCGAACGCGTCGTCGGTGGCTGCAAGAATTGTGATATTTTTGCTGCAAATGTGCTTTTGAGCGCTCGACGTGGTTGAGCTCCTGTTGGAGAAACTTACTTAGTTGAGTAAAGGGAAGCGAACGTTGCAGCGTTGAAGGAAGGCCTGGATCGTTGCGTTGTTGATGGAAGACCTGGAGTCTTGCAACGTTCATGGAAGGCCTGGAGTCTTGCAGCGTTTATGGAAGTTCTGGACCGTTGCGTCATTGATGGAAGACCTGGAGTCTTACATCCTATCTTTGTTTCATTGTTGCGTTCTTGTTTTCCTGCTTTGCGCCGATTTTGCGCAGTTGTGGCCGCTGGATGAAGGCTGGTCATACTTGTTTGCGTACTTTTTTCTTTTTTGTTTAACGGAGTATTGCGAGTGGGATTGATTTCAAAATGGGACATTGTAGTTATGAATGGCATACTACAACACGAGGAACGAACACAAAAGCATGTATCACTACTGGGAAAGAAACGTGCTACCTCTGTACCTCAGCCGTAGATATCTCCGCATATCAACGAGTGCGTTGAGCGGAAATGAGTACTTTTATATACCCGAAGCTGTCCACCTTTCAACAAATACAAAACGTCTCCGACACTGCCCCTCTTTCTCTCCACTCCCTAGTAACTTTTCCCTTGCTAAATTCGTACATTTGGCATTCTCCTACCAATTTCCAGAGACCTTCTTCTACATTCCGAAGCATAAAGGGCACATTAGCGCCATGCAGTGCGACCACAACATCACCAGGACGCATAGTCTCGGGGCCTACACCCAATATGTTGGTGTCGCAGAAATATATATATTCTTTAGCCGGAACGCTTAGAGATTAGTCTTTTTGCGTTTCGACAGTTGGTGTTTTCAGTTTGGAACATCTGGTGGCCGTATTTTACAGTTGTACATTCCTCGAAGAACTTCTCTGCTCCTGGTTTTGGGAGATTCGTAAAGGGGTCATAGATGGGTTGCCATAAAACAGGACCCCCATCCACGAATGCGTGGTAGTTTTGCACAAGTGTAGCAAGGTCGTCAGACCCAGGTCGCTATACGATATCTGTTTTTCTAAACGTATATGCGAGATATTCTGGGCTGTATGAATTCTGTAGAGTACGAAGAAGATGCTGTATGTGCAAGGAACCTTCTTCGGGCCGTCGAACTGCACCATAAGTGTCCAGGTACGGCATGTATCCCTGACCGACAACACCAATCTTGAAGCCGGAGACATTGATGCAATGATGTGCGCCCCGCGTCGTTTCCGATATATCTACTAGTCCCGCTGTTCCATGGAGATCTGTACGGTTGTCACGGAGATCCGCAAAGACATAGGTGGAAGGCGACGTAAAAGGTGACACCCACGAAGGCCAAGACTCATCTACTATGCTCTGCCCGTTGTGTGCCAAAGAAAGAACTCTCAGGTCTTTCATCTCAACCAGCAGTTTGACGCTAAGTCGACAATAGCACTCCATGATTGTTATGCTGTAATTAGGATCCACAAAAGGGTGACCTTGTCGACTAGGATCCCAGTCCATAGTGGATAGACCCATGAGCCCATAGATCCTGTCTTTTGGTTTACTGAACTTGGATTCGATCGTCATCGTGAACAGGGTAAACATTGTAATGGTGGCACTTCTATTACCATATGTTAGGTAAATGAGGAGACGTGTGAGTGATGGGTCCCATTGCAGAAGTGGCGTTGGGAAACAGGCCTAATCCACTCGAAATCGAAATCAGAATTCCCCCAATGTACACGAGTGGTACTGCTGAGGAGCACTTCTTGAATGACCCAGCCTCGACTGAACCAGTCCAACTTAGCCATAAACGACAAAGCAATCATGACGTTGTCAGATATCTCTGATGGGTCAACGTCGCTGAACGTATCCACCTCGCGGCCATGCAAGCGATAAGATACCCGTTTATTTCGGTTGAGCCAAGGTTCCATTGTACATCTGAATTGACAGATGGCATCGAGGGCAGCTTGGACCacgtcgtcttcttcgtgTTGCAACCAAACAAGGACCTGGCTTGCTCTTCGATATATGACACTCATCAGCCGTACCTGTGAAGTTTTTTCGTCATTATCGCCTTGGTTGATGCATATAGCATCAGCCCACAGCGTCCTCGTAGCATCAGGGGCGCGGAAACGTTGCAGAGCCTCGAATAGATTTCTTGTTATACTGACACACATCCCGTTGCAGAGAATGGTCTCCTCGTCAGTGGCATCGCCCCACACGTACGAGACCGCCTCATAGTGAAGGTTCTTGTCATCCAGGTCGACCGTCCTAAGGGCGCAATTGATGGAGTCGTACCAAGCGCCAGGTGCCAACTCCAAGACTCGAATTTGTCTGTCGTGGGGTAAACGTGTATAGCGAAATGTAACTTCTAGGCTATCTGTTGTTGACAGAGCTCTATCAAAGTGCCGGGTGCCGGGAGTATTCCCAACACCGTCGTTGCTCGCGTGGGCACTGGAAGGGTCGTTCCATGATGTGAAAAGAGAGAATGGAGTGATAGGTGTATCCAATGTTCTAATGATGAGAAAAGATGCGCTTCAGCTGACCGTCGAGCTGAGGTCCTGTACTGCGCTAGCGGGCAGCATCCAATCAGCAGCCTTCGCATATCACCAGTGCTCAGAAGCTATAATCCGTCCCGTTTTCTCATATTAACGCACCCGTGTTCATGACTATCTCCTCTTTCCGGCGTCGAGTTTCGAGTTTCCTGTCTCTTTTGGCATCGTAGGCTTCTCTCGCTATCCTACGCTCCTCTTTCTTGATCTCGTACTCAGCCGTACGTCTTTCGTTCTCCTGCAGTTTCTTCTTTTCCGACTTGATGCTGTGTGTGATCTTCTTGTGCTCGGTCGACGAGAGGTGCCAGGGTTTGGACAAGACCTTTTGCTTGAACGCCGCGGTCTCTGCCCAAGCTTTTGCTTCTTCGTTTGTGGTAGAGACTATAGAGACCCGCTTCAACTCCAGTTGCTTGATGCCTCTGAATTCCGATATAGTGCATTTGGCCTTGACGACAGAACCAATGTCCAACGGCTGACTGT from Pyrenophora tritici-repentis strain M4 chromosome 1, whole genome shotgun sequence encodes the following:
- a CDS encoding Atrophin-1 multi-domain protein is translated as MQTRRKQPFRAVPFEAWPSGVPLRRIVTNPRPSSKATASAAPKAKRSADEYAEDASPAISFPRPAKKMKTSVKPAPKATSARATPAPRATPARKSKQSTAAPSTAPIAAPPKKSSAIKTHTAPRAILGQKDESLLRITGKSAITHKTNDLRFRLIPHASIDWNNAYHIGKINSWRNQIYQRAGIKTRLIVSWHELEELWMELYYQLSIVEARQRNGNIILPSPKQLRDSFNELFVGRVLKDRRGRSLAPRDERHATAFGSKFNRMFHTLKARLNACVRGKGKEFMPEIRFAMLLAYKAKKVEMGVEADDAVDGEEWEAFLEQLYEIADEEEQHLTEEQAEEMKEDGDLEDEQDLMQEEEDDLDYGDSGAEEEKQDLMQEEDESDSETVAGYEDRHPTQQQQEAFGLTALEADAIDALLSLSSASNNHTTAYGFATPELTRSARTSLSTAESVPTPPSQGATYIAGGYDVDNRDKDAAGERVVGGCKNCDIFAANVLLSARRG
- a CDS encoding Stn1 multi-domain protein, whose translation is MSMQPPTRPYRLYPAYCFRASPTFNIWAKITAADVQALQTEKGFEGQRIYFHLNHPIRYVRVVGVIVAIDDINLRYTVLTLDDGSGRTIELKIVRLPPAERNPVDTSSNTELSNVDIISRCGIFEVVVDSQPLDIGSVVKAKCTISEFRGIKQLELKRVSIVSTTNEEAKAWAETAAFKQKVLSKPWHLSSTEHKKITHSIKSEKKKLQENERRTAEYEIKKEERRIAREAYDAKRDRKLETRRRKEEIVMNTGALI